Proteins from a single region of Segatella copri:
- a CDS encoding phage antirepressor, with translation MVKSVNTNKVEMDKKAAAAVVFENPEFGKIRTLTDENGEPLFCAKDVCDVLGYKNQRDAIQRHVDDPCVVKHDVWVVTGKKKDGTAANRWCQMLYVNESGFYALVLGSKLSTAVKFKNWVTADVLPQIRKTGGYIPVQQGESDEEIIRHAEEILRATLKEKENLLKKQRLQIEQQKKLIGEQDTEIRRLNDVVDEQVVRIAKNGDNIIQLENQVGNLLPKALYSDNVLDSVSCFTTTQIAKELGITAQELNRSLCALHIQYYQSGQYLLYADYAHMGLAKSRTRYSAFLDPKSDGRQEKMGRAYTHTYLVWTERGRKFIHDLAHRYWELIER, from the coding sequence ATGGTAAAGTCAGTTAATACAAATAAAGTAGAAATGGATAAGAAGGCAGCAGCTGCTGTCGTGTTTGAAAACCCTGAATTCGGTAAGATTCGTACCTTGACCGATGAGAACGGAGAACCTTTGTTCTGCGCAAAGGATGTCTGTGATGTGCTGGGGTATAAGAACCAGCGTGATGCCATCCAGCGACATGTTGATGACCCTTGTGTCGTGAAACACGACGTATGGGTAGTGACTGGCAAGAAGAAGGATGGAACCGCAGCAAATCGCTGGTGTCAGATGCTCTATGTTAACGAGAGCGGTTTTTATGCTTTGGTTCTCGGCTCTAAGCTTTCTACTGCCGTGAAGTTCAAGAACTGGGTTACGGCTGATGTGCTGCCACAGATTCGCAAGACGGGTGGTTATATCCCGGTACAGCAGGGCGAGAGCGATGAGGAGATAATCCGACATGCAGAAGAAATCCTCCGTGCTACGCTCAAGGAGAAGGAGAATCTGCTGAAGAAGCAGCGTCTGCAGATTGAACAGCAGAAGAAGCTTATCGGCGAACAGGATACGGAAATCCGCCGTTTGAATGATGTGGTGGATGAGCAGGTGGTTCGCATCGCTAAGAATGGTGATAACATCATCCAGTTGGAGAATCAGGTGGGTAATCTTCTGCCGAAAGCGCTCTATAGCGATAACGTGCTCGATTCCGTTTCCTGCTTCACTACTACGCAGATTGCGAAGGAACTCGGTATCACTGCCCAGGAGCTGAACCGCTCGCTCTGTGCTCTGCATATCCAGTATTACCAGAGCGGTCAGTACCTTCTCTATGCTGATTATGCTCACATGGGCTTGGCAAAGAGCCGTACCCGCTACAGCGCCTTCCTCGACCCGAAGAGCGATGGCAGACAGGAGAAGATGGGCAGAGCCTACACCCATACCTATCTCGTATGGACCGAGCGAGGACGAAAGTTCATCCATGACCTTGCCCATCGATATTGGGAACTCATTGAAAGGTAA
- a CDS encoding zinc-dependent metalloproteinase lipoprotein: MRKILYFMIALTVLSFASCKDTEGSIGDPIISHGQDRDTDTITGDDYVYHLPVIFHVFYSNTTQYIEYTRLKEILSNVNELYQGDVYNYQMDTIPSENLHILFELAEKNESGKRLSTPGVEYIKVSESEFDCESFMKDKKYVQYCWDQNNYINVMVYAFKKTDENSTTLGISHLPYQVGGYPQIEGLSNGKNYPLSKPGKFPYCVSLNSIYVGRDKEGTRYTEDKYNRKYKSNTADPNATLAHELGHYLGLFHSFSEKTVKDKSEAADDDDDSDYCDDTPSYNRIAYGKWVRLAIKKDSLTLRDVAKRTNSKGEEWQSDNLMDYFYCYSMRFTPEQANRIRQVLYYSPLIPGPKKIRPRTRAWDEMPETEDDLPIRYAKEKAVSIKDIRILKAEK, translated from the coding sequence ATGAGAAAAATTCTTTATTTCATGATCGCCCTCACCGTCCTCAGCTTTGCATCATGCAAGGATACCGAAGGCTCTATCGGCGACCCTATCATATCCCACGGACAAGACCGTGACACAGATACCATTACGGGCGATGATTATGTTTATCATCTGCCTGTCATCTTCCATGTCTTCTACAGTAACACCACGCAATACATCGAATATACCCGCCTCAAGGAGATTCTCTCCAATGTGAACGAACTTTATCAGGGTGATGTATACAACTATCAGATGGATACCATCCCGAGCGAGAACCTGCATATCCTGTTCGAACTGGCTGAGAAGAATGAGAGCGGCAAGAGACTCAGCACACCGGGTGTAGAATATATCAAGGTTTCAGAATCAGAGTTCGACTGCGAGAGTTTCATGAAGGACAAGAAGTATGTACAGTACTGCTGGGACCAGAACAACTACATCAATGTGATGGTATATGCCTTCAAGAAGACCGATGAGAACAGCACCACGCTGGGCATCAGTCATCTGCCTTATCAGGTTGGCGGCTATCCACAGATTGAAGGTTTGAGCAATGGCAAGAACTATCCGTTGAGCAAACCGGGCAAATTTCCATATTGCGTTTCGCTTAATTCTATCTATGTGGGAAGGGATAAAGAAGGAACCCGGTATACAGAAGACAAGTATAACAGGAAATATAAATCCAACACAGCGGATCCGAATGCTACACTGGCTCACGAATTGGGTCATTATCTGGGTCTCTTCCACAGTTTCTCAGAAAAGACCGTGAAAGACAAATCTGAGGCTGCCGATGATGATGACGACTCTGACTATTGCGATGATACGCCTAGCTACAACCGAATAGCATACGGCAAATGGGTGAGACTAGCCATAAAGAAGGATTCTCTCACCTTGAGAGATGTGGCCAAACGCACCAACAGCAAGGGTGAAGAATGGCAGTCAGACAATCTGATGGACTACTTCTACTGTTACAGCATGCGTTTCACCCCAGAACAGGCAAACCGCATCCGCCAGGTTCTGTATTATTCGCCCCTGATACCGGGTCCGAAGAAGATTCGTCCAAGAACCCGTGCATGGGATGAGATGCCGGAAACAGAAGATGACCTCCCTATCCGATATGCCAAGGAAAAGGCTGTCAGCATCAAGGACATCCGGATACTGAAGGCTGAGAAATAG
- a CDS encoding metal ABC transporter permease, protein MDILQYTFFQNALIGALLASILCGFVGTYIVTRRLVFISGGITHASFGGIGIGVFAGINPILSAMVFAILSAFGVQWVSRKKDVRKDSAIAMFWTLGMSVGIICCFLTPGFMPDLPSFLFGSILAIDSTDLWLLAGLTLFVALLFTFLLRPIQTIAFDSTFAKSQHLPVTAIEYMMMTLIAMTIVATIKMVGIVLAISLLTIPQMTANLFTYSYKRMIGASIVIGCIDCIVGLYASYLLNVPSGATIIFVSIILFAAARILAARKH, encoded by the coding sequence ATGGATATACTGCAATATACATTTTTTCAGAACGCGCTGATTGGCGCCCTACTGGCAAGCATCCTGTGCGGCTTTGTAGGCACCTACATCGTCACCCGCCGGCTGGTCTTCATCAGCGGTGGCATTACGCATGCCTCTTTTGGCGGCATCGGTATCGGCGTATTTGCAGGCATCAACCCTATACTCTCAGCCATGGTATTCGCCATTTTGAGTGCCTTCGGCGTGCAATGGGTATCACGGAAGAAAGATGTGCGCAAAGACTCTGCCATCGCCATGTTCTGGACCCTTGGCATGAGCGTGGGCATCATCTGCTGTTTCCTTACTCCTGGCTTCATGCCCGACCTGCCCTCTTTCCTCTTCGGAAGTATACTTGCCATCGACAGCACAGACCTCTGGCTTCTGGCAGGTCTTACCCTGTTTGTAGCATTGCTGTTCACCTTTCTGCTGCGTCCTATCCAGACCATCGCATTCGACAGCACCTTTGCCAAATCGCAACATCTGCCGGTTACAGCAATAGAATATATGATGATGACGCTCATCGCCATGACCATCGTGGCAACCATCAAGATGGTGGGCATCGTACTTGCCATCAGTCTGCTCACCATACCACAGATGACAGCCAACCTCTTCACCTACAGCTACAAACGCATGATAGGAGCCAGCATCGTGATAGGCTGCATCGACTGCATCGTAGGCCTCTATGCCAGTTATCTGCTCAATGTGCCATCAGGTGCAACCATCATCTTCGTCAGCATCATCCTGTTTGCAGCAGCAAGGATACTGGCAGCCAGAAAGCACTAA
- a CDS encoding helix-turn-helix domain-containing protein: MELLIKEVLKRKGISVKELSQLLGVTRDACYKYINGNPTINVLDRIAKVLDVDVRSLINGRDGKEFCASDDIMGKA; encoded by the coding sequence ATGGAATTGCTGATAAAAGAAGTTTTAAAGCGCAAAGGTATATCTGTGAAGGAATTGAGCCAACTGTTGGGCGTAACTAGAGATGCTTGCTATAAATATATCAATGGGAATCCTACCATCAATGTTCTGGATAGGATAGCTAAAGTGTTGGATGTTGATGTAAGGAGTCTGATTAATGGCAGGGACGGGAAGGAGTTCTGTGCCTCAGACGATATTATGGGTAAGGCATAA
- the porW gene encoding type IX secretion system periplasmic lipoprotein PorW/SprE, whose translation MLKHFPFRNFLPAMVVLAFAMTIAGCSTQKNTAKSRWWHAFNARYNTYYNGTVAYIEGSLEKENGNKDNYSEMIPYYTVSNKNSRELGKSNYDRAIEKCEKAIHQHSIKRRPVWDKKRRKTAKDLEWLQRREYNPFLWKAWILMGRSQFFEGDFQSAAATFAYMSRLYATQPGIYGKARAWLAKSYLESGWIYDAEDVIRNIERDSIHWRAQKEWDKTYALYYLKTGRYQEAVPYLRKAIGYEMRRKQKARLWYLMGQVEAQQGHAQNAYRAFKHVIRLNPPYELEFNARISMTEVLATNNSRKMVSKLKRMAASDKNQEYLDQVYYAIGNIHLNQGDTLQAIAAYEKGAAKSSRNGVEKGVLLLHLGNVYWQCHRYGDAKRCYDAAIGLLDQDRKDYKQLSDRSKVLDELVPYTDAIHLQDSLQSLARMSETERNVAIDKVIDALKKQEKEEKRRLADQELAEQQGNSDFGRNNGNNNSRNNRNQGNSNASSGFGNGTMGNGGFGNTNTWYFYSQSAVAQGKQQFERLWGKRKNIDNWQRSNQTVVADVKGVEEMTDELRDSLLNEAQKKDLEKEKEKNLSAEEDPHQRAYYLAQIPLTEEKMAESNQILDDGLLHAGIILKDKLNDLDESERMLQRLVKKNAAYEHLDDAYYHLYLLYNIRKQPAIASRYLDLLKANYPESQWTALLTSPYYEEDAKMGIHLEDSLYAATYDAFKANLYNKVVHNRAISDKRYPEGANRDKFLFIGGLTQLHEGNIQACLDDMQQVVEKYPNSRLSEMAGMILNGVKAGRQLKGGTFDLSNVWSRRNAVLNDDIKSKAKVFNIERNEPFVFMLAYVPDSVNENQLLFEMAKYNFTSYLVRNFDLVIDEQNGLHRMQVKGFRNYDEARQYANDIYQHQAITQLLSKGARGIVISEPNLLLLGTSLSYDDYTLFYTQHLAPLKISKDPLLEEPEEIIQQEKTDDSEENEEETGTLETGTTGEIETGTTGTFDNGTTGTSENGTTGTQGTDADIKEEKAPKTTFDNDDSLDLDSEEYDLDGF comes from the coding sequence ATGTTGAAGCATTTCCCATTCAGAAACTTCTTGCCAGCTATGGTTGTCCTTGCCTTTGCAATGACCATAGCAGGATGCTCTACGCAGAAGAATACGGCGAAGAGCAGATGGTGGCATGCCTTCAACGCCCGATACAACACCTATTATAATGGTACCGTAGCCTATATAGAAGGCTCGCTCGAAAAGGAAAACGGAAATAAGGACAATTACTCTGAAATGATTCCTTATTATACGGTTAGCAACAAGAACAGCCGCGAACTGGGTAAGTCGAACTACGACCGCGCCATCGAGAAATGCGAGAAAGCCATTCACCAGCATAGCATCAAGCGCCGCCCGGTATGGGACAAGAAACGCCGCAAGACTGCCAAAGACCTGGAATGGCTGCAGCGCCGTGAATATAATCCGTTCCTCTGGAAGGCATGGATACTGATGGGCCGTTCCCAGTTTTTTGAAGGCGATTTCCAGTCGGCAGCAGCCACTTTCGCCTATATGAGCCGTCTCTACGCTACCCAACCCGGCATTTACGGCAAGGCACGTGCCTGGCTCGCCAAGAGTTATCTCGAATCGGGATGGATATACGATGCCGAAGATGTAATCCGTAATATCGAGCGCGATTCCATCCACTGGCGTGCCCAGAAGGAATGGGACAAGACCTATGCCCTCTACTATCTGAAGACCGGACGCTATCAGGAGGCCGTTCCGTATCTCCGCAAAGCCATCGGCTATGAGATGCGACGCAAGCAGAAAGCCCGTCTCTGGTATCTGATGGGACAGGTAGAAGCACAACAGGGACATGCCCAGAATGCCTACCGTGCCTTCAAGCATGTCATCCGTCTCAATCCGCCTTACGAACTGGAGTTCAATGCCCGCATCTCCATGACCGAGGTACTGGCAACCAACAACTCCCGGAAGATGGTATCTAAATTGAAGCGAATGGCAGCGAGCGACAAGAATCAGGAATATCTCGACCAGGTTTATTATGCCATCGGCAACATACATCTCAACCAGGGCGATACCCTTCAGGCTATTGCTGCATACGAAAAGGGTGCCGCGAAATCAAGCCGAAACGGAGTAGAGAAAGGTGTATTGCTGCTGCATCTGGGCAATGTATACTGGCAATGCCACCGATATGGGGATGCCAAGCGATGCTATGATGCAGCCATCGGACTCCTAGACCAGGACCGCAAAGACTACAAACAGCTCTCCGACCGTTCGAAGGTTCTCGATGAACTGGTGCCTTATACCGACGCCATCCATCTGCAGGACTCCCTGCAATCACTCGCCCGCATGAGCGAAACAGAAAGAAACGTCGCCATTGACAAGGTAATAGATGCCCTGAAAAAGCAGGAAAAGGAAGAAAAGAGAAGACTTGCCGACCAGGAACTGGCAGAACAGCAGGGCAACTCTGACTTCGGAAGAAACAACGGCAATAATAACAGCAGAAACAACAGAAATCAGGGAAACAGCAATGCCTCTTCCGGCTTCGGAAACGGAACCATGGGCAACGGCGGTTTCGGCAACACCAATACCTGGTATTTCTATTCCCAATCTGCCGTAGCCCAAGGCAAACAGCAGTTTGAGCGCCTCTGGGGCAAACGAAAGAACATAGACAACTGGCAGCGGAGCAACCAGACCGTAGTGGCCGATGTCAAAGGTGTAGAAGAAATGACAGATGAACTGCGCGATTCGCTCCTCAACGAGGCACAGAAGAAAGACCTTGAGAAGGAGAAAGAGAAGAACCTGAGTGCAGAGGAAGATCCGCATCAGCGTGCCTACTATCTCGCTCAGATTCCGCTCACCGAAGAGAAGATGGCAGAAAGCAATCAGATTCTGGACGATGGACTGCTGCATGCCGGCATCATTCTGAAAGACAAACTCAATGATCTGGACGAAAGCGAACGCATGCTGCAGCGACTGGTGAAGAAGAACGCAGCATACGAACATCTCGATGATGCCTACTATCACCTCTACCTGCTCTACAACATCCGGAAGCAGCCAGCCATCGCCAGCCGCTATCTCGACCTGTTGAAAGCGAATTATCCGGAGAGCCAATGGACCGCCCTACTCACCTCTCCTTATTATGAGGAAGATGCGAAGATGGGCATTCATCTCGAAGATTCGCTCTATGCTGCCACCTACGATGCCTTCAAGGCTAACCTATATAATAAGGTGGTACACAACAGGGCTATCTCTGACAAGCGCTATCCTGAAGGAGCCAACCGCGACAAGTTCCTCTTTATCGGCGGACTCACCCAGCTCCACGAGGGTAATATCCAGGCTTGTCTTGATGATATGCAGCAAGTGGTAGAGAAATATCCGAACAGCCGACTCAGCGAGATGGCAGGAATGATTCTCAACGGAGTGAAAGCCGGCAGACAGCTCAAGGGCGGCACATTCGACCTGAGCAATGTATGGTCACGCCGCAACGCCGTACTCAATGATGATATCAAATCCAAAGCCAAGGTATTCAACATTGAGCGTAACGAGCCGTTCGTCTTCATGCTCGCCTACGTTCCTGATTCTGTAAACGAGAACCAGTTGCTCTTCGAGATGGCGAAATATAATTTCACCTCCTATCTCGTTCGCAATTTCGACCTCGTCATTGACGAGCAGAATGGTCTGCACCGCATGCAGGTAAAGGGATTCCGCAATTACGATGAAGCACGCCAGTATGCCAACGACATCTACCAGCATCAGGCCATCACCCAGCTCCTCTCAAAGGGAGCCCGAGGCATCGTAATCAGCGAGCCAAACCTCCTGCTGCTGGGCACCAGTCTGAGCTACGACGACTATACCCTCTTCTATACCCAGCATCTGGCACCGCTGAAAATCAGCAAGGACCCACTGCTTGAAGAACCGGAGGAAATCATCCAGCAGGAAAAGACTGATGATTCAGAAGAAAATGAAGAAGAAACCGGAACTTTGGAAACAGGAACTACCGGTGAAATAGAAACCGGAACTACCGGAACATTCGATAATGGTACAACCGGAACATCCGAAAACGGAACAACCGGAACCCAGGGAACCGATGCGGATATAAAGGAAGAAAAAGCGCCAAAGACAACTTTCGACAACGACGACAGTCTGGATTTGGATAGTGAAGAATATGATTTAGATGGATTTTAG
- a CDS encoding DNA cytosine methyltransferase, with protein MNLISLFSGAGGLDLGFQIAGFRIMIANEIDAKICPTFRANFPDVHLIEGDIRKLSPSDFPDEIDGIIGGPPCQSWSEAGSLKGINDARGQLFYDYIRILKNKQPLFFVAENVSGMLAARNAEAVKNFLALFDEAGYDVNLQMLNANDFDVPEDRDRVFYVGFRKDLGIKEFIYPTPQSHRPTLREAIWDLKDSAIPAKEKNHSNGDACKVPNHEYFIGAFSPIFMSRNRVRAWDEPGFTVQASGRQCQLHPQAPKMIKVEKNLQKFVPGKEHLYRRMTVREVARVQTFPDDFKFIYTDVNMGYKMIGNAVPVNLAYHMAKQIKRMLESRGIKSKKA; from the coding sequence ATGAATTTGATCAGTTTGTTTTCAGGAGCTGGAGGTCTTGATTTAGGCTTCCAGATAGCTGGTTTCAGGATAATGATAGCAAATGAAATTGATGCCAAGATTTGCCCCACCTTCCGTGCCAATTTCCCCGATGTTCATCTCATTGAGGGAGACATCCGGAAGCTGTCGCCTTCGGATTTCCCAGATGAAATTGATGGTATCATCGGTGGTCCTCCCTGCCAGTCTTGGAGCGAAGCGGGTTCGCTGAAGGGAATCAATGATGCACGAGGACAGCTCTTTTATGATTACATCCGCATATTGAAGAATAAGCAGCCACTCTTTTTCGTAGCTGAGAATGTGTCTGGGATGCTGGCTGCCCGCAATGCTGAGGCTGTTAAGAACTTCCTGGCTCTCTTCGATGAGGCAGGATATGATGTGAATCTTCAGATGTTGAATGCCAATGATTTTGATGTTCCTGAAGACAGAGACCGAGTGTTCTATGTAGGTTTCAGAAAAGATCTGGGTATCAAGGAGTTTATTTATCCTACACCGCAGAGTCATCGGCCAACGCTTCGTGAGGCAATCTGGGACTTGAAGGATTCGGCAATCCCTGCTAAGGAGAAGAATCATAGCAATGGTGATGCCTGCAAGGTGCCAAACCACGAATACTTTATAGGTGCATTCTCACCTATCTTCATGTCGAGAAACAGAGTAAGAGCATGGGATGAACCTGGATTTACGGTGCAGGCTAGCGGTCGTCAGTGCCAGCTCCATCCTCAGGCACCGAAGATGATTAAGGTAGAGAAGAATCTGCAGAAGTTTGTGCCAGGTAAGGAGCATCTCTATCGCCGTATGACGGTGAGAGAAGTGGCGAGAGTGCAGACGTTCCCCGATGATTTCAAGTTTATCTATACCGATGTGAATATGGGGTATAAGATGATAGGCAATGCCGTGCCCGTGAATCTGGCTTATCACATGGCTAAGCAGATTAAGAGGATGCTTGAGTCTAGAGGCATCAAGAGCAAGAAGGCGTAG
- a CDS encoding spore coat protein has protein sequence MKPFYFAHPQYGKLRVVVIDGKIYYCLMDVKNIFKKSVQKLYETIADSEGELKNLNIVMMKDMKIKYNLFFENQEMGKEEAEAENVNADINFCDEQLVKDLVDKDVAAEKIAAKWVLGFVKSRLNDAENASLFEANGVDEISDNSLILPINVSYGSGYIMINSEVFD, from the coding sequence ATGAAACCTTTTTATTTTGCTCATCCGCAGTACGGAAAACTGAGGGTGGTGGTGATTGACGGGAAAATCTATTACTGTCTGATGGACGTAAAGAACATCTTCAAGAAGTCGGTACAGAAACTCTACGAGACGATTGCTGACTCGGAGGGGGAACTGAAAAATCTGAACATCGTGATGATGAAGGATATGAAAATCAAGTATAACCTCTTCTTCGAGAACCAGGAAATGGGGAAGGAAGAAGCGGAGGCTGAGAACGTGAATGCGGATATCAACTTCTGCGATGAACAGCTGGTGAAGGACCTCGTTGACAAGGATGTTGCTGCCGAGAAGATTGCGGCAAAATGGGTGCTAGGGTTCGTCAAGAGCAGACTGAATGATGCCGAGAATGCTTCGCTCTTCGAGGCGAACGGGGTTGACGAGATTTCGGATAACTCGCTGATTCTGCCTATCAATGTAAGTTATGGCTCAGGGTATATCATGATTAACAGCGAAGTATTCGATTAA
- a CDS encoding VCBS domain-containing protein — translation MKRMILFSLMALMTIAAFGRKHVENATVVADTIFYAENMSNVTSADQASYYRLLMTTGSGLNKKDVFQDFYMNGNLRAEGGYSFIDLGNDRNTIFNGEVTTYYKNGKEKWHGKYINGKREGYFTLQLREGGVAVVQFKNGKSVHDYFMVTYKDGSSEKRKLSELKQFM, via the coding sequence ATGAAACGAATGATATTATTCTCATTGATGGCTTTGATGACCATAGCAGCTTTCGGTCGTAAGCACGTAGAGAATGCAACAGTTGTAGCTGACACTATTTTCTATGCAGAAAATATGAGCAATGTAACCAGTGCAGATCAGGCTAGTTATTACAGACTGCTGATGACTACTGGTTCTGGTCTTAACAAGAAGGACGTTTTCCAGGACTTCTATATGAATGGTAATCTCCGTGCTGAAGGTGGTTATAGTTTTATCGACCTCGGCAACGATCGCAATACTATCTTTAATGGTGAGGTTACTACCTATTATAAGAATGGTAAGGAGAAGTGGCATGGCAAGTATATCAATGGTAAGCGCGAAGGCTACTTCACACTCCAGCTCCGTGAAGGCGGTGTAGCTGTCGTTCAGTTCAAAAATGGCAAGTCTGTTCACGATTACTTCATGGTAACTTACAAGGACGGTTCTTCTGAGAAGAGAAAACTCTCTGAGTTGAAGCAGTTCATGTAA
- a CDS encoding DUF5675 family protein — protein MEIVVKRIAKKKTYTIGHLYILSDKDVKRTWRSGVKIGDKRIFEHSFDKAKLDKEHYFCDTLEPTWRNLLGVELKPEEEDGRYSRVSGKKARKILGHTAIPEGSYPVVISKSPRFKKWLPLVQGVPDFDGIRIHAGNYPDDTQGCILVGENKLQGAVFNSRIWLHRLMNAITAAREREESVWITII, from the coding sequence ATGGAAATAGTAGTAAAAAGAATAGCAAAGAAGAAGACTTATACGATAGGTCATCTTTATATCCTGAGCGATAAGGACGTGAAGCGTACCTGGCGTTCGGGGGTAAAAATAGGCGACAAGCGTATCTTTGAGCACAGCTTCGATAAGGCGAAGTTGGACAAGGAGCATTACTTCTGTGATACCCTGGAGCCTACGTGGAGAAACCTCCTGGGTGTCGAACTGAAACCGGAAGAGGAGGATGGACGGTACAGTAGGGTATCGGGTAAGAAAGCCCGCAAGATACTGGGGCATACGGCGATACCGGAGGGCTCGTATCCTGTTGTTATCTCGAAATCGCCAAGGTTTAAGAAGTGGCTTCCGCTGGTGCAGGGTGTTCCTGATTTTGATGGTATCCGCATTCATGCCGGTAATTATCCCGATGATACGCAGGGCTGCATTCTGGTAGGTGAAAATAAATTACAGGGTGCTGTCTTCAATTCCCGCATCTGGCTGCATCGGCTCATGAATGCCATTACCGCAGCAAGAGAACGGGAGGAGAGCGTTTGGATTACAATCATTTAA
- a CDS encoding 3-phosphoshikimate 1-carboxyvinyltransferase gives MKYTIKAPRQLNASINLPASKSISNRALVINAMAGCKLQPHNLSDCDDTEVIIAALRDMPDVINIKAAGTAMRFMTAYLSATLGEHTITGTERMQNRPIAILVDALRYLGADIQYEKKEGYPPLHIVGKPLEGGHLEVVGNISSQYISALLMIGPILKNGLELKLTGEIASHPYIDLTLWTMQNFGASAEWTDVNTITVKPQPYSCVADYTIENDWSASSYWYEMMALNGNPDSEVKLEGLFDNSKQGDSVVKYIFSLLGVKSEFENHDVLSPIKLRVQRCPLSRFDYDFSGSPDLAQTIVVACCALGVKFKFTGLASLKIKETDRIEALKKELKKVGYVIYAENDNTLIWDGETCEPSFEPIDTYEDHRMALAFAPLAFKFPQIEINNPEVVSKSYPHYWEDLKKVGFEISEE, from the coding sequence ATGAAATATACAATCAAGGCTCCACGCCAACTCAATGCAAGTATCAACTTGCCAGCTTCCAAGAGTATCAGCAACCGTGCATTGGTAATCAATGCCATGGCGGGATGCAAGTTGCAGCCACACAACCTGAGCGATTGCGATGATACAGAAGTCATCATTGCAGCACTGCGCGATATGCCTGATGTCATCAACATCAAGGCTGCCGGTACCGCCATGCGCTTTATGACCGCCTATCTTTCTGCTACACTGGGCGAGCATACCATCACAGGTACCGAACGCATGCAGAACCGCCCTATTGCTATCCTGGTAGATGCCCTGCGTTACCTCGGAGCTGATATACAGTATGAAAAGAAAGAGGGTTATCCTCCACTCCACATCGTTGGTAAGCCATTGGAAGGCGGACATCTCGAAGTGGTGGGAAACATCAGTTCGCAGTATATCTCGGCACTGCTGATGATTGGTCCTATCCTGAAAAACGGTCTTGAACTGAAGTTGACGGGCGAGATTGCATCCCATCCTTACATCGACCTTACGCTGTGGACGATGCAGAACTTCGGAGCCAGTGCCGAATGGACCGATGTAAATACCATCACCGTAAAGCCACAACCTTACAGCTGCGTAGCCGACTACACCATCGAGAATGACTGGAGCGCTTCTTCTTACTGGTATGAAATGATGGCGCTGAACGGAAACCCTGATTCTGAGGTAAAACTCGAAGGCTTGTTCGACAATTCTAAGCAGGGCGATTCTGTCGTGAAATACATCTTCAGTCTGTTGGGCGTGAAATCAGAATTTGAGAACCACGATGTTCTTTCTCCTATCAAGTTGAGAGTCCAGCGCTGTCCCTTGTCTCGTTTCGACTACGATTTCAGCGGTTCTCCAGACCTAGCACAGACCATCGTTGTAGCCTGCTGTGCCCTGGGCGTAAAGTTTAAGTTCACCGGTCTTGCCAGTCTCAAGATCAAGGAGACCGACCGCATCGAGGCATTGAAGAAGGAACTGAAGAAGGTGGGTTACGTGATTTATGCCGAGAACGACAACACGCTGATTTGGGATGGCGAGACCTGCGAGCCTAGTTTCGAGCCTATCGACACCTACGAGGATCATCGCATGGCACTTGCCTTCGCCCCTCTTGCCTTCAAGTTTCCTCAGATTGAAATCAACAATCCTGAGGTGGTGAGCAAATCCTATCCTCATTATTGGGAAGACCTCAAAAAGGTGGGATTTGAAATAAGTGAAGAGTGA